From a single Gracilimonas sp. genomic region:
- a CDS encoding NAD(+)/NADH kinase — MKLGIVANPQKYEVREVLSETIKWAERKNISLFINKEVCEETGLNNTEILQKTNSDTDSIKACDIVLVMGGDGTILYTARISKDINKPILGINSGRLGFMANTQIEDLERALDCLLNNDYTLDKRSFLLATDTNGNKYHALNEFLFTRKDSISMVNVTAEYDGSLINTYWADGLIVASPTGSTAYNLASGGPIVAPGTEVFLVTPINPHTLTTRPLVLNSAKPLRVVIEKQQSEVQFSYDGQVHEIENFPFEVEILKSDLTFDLVHLPGQDYFETLRNKLMWGMDKRRS; from the coding sequence ATGAAGCTCGGAATCGTTGCAAACCCGCAGAAGTATGAGGTCAGGGAAGTCCTTTCCGAAACCATAAAATGGGCGGAACGGAAGAACATATCCCTTTTCATCAACAAAGAAGTTTGTGAGGAAACCGGACTTAACAACACGGAGATTCTACAAAAAACCAATTCCGATACTGATTCCATCAAAGCCTGTGACATCGTTTTGGTGATGGGTGGAGATGGAACCATTCTTTACACGGCCCGCATTTCAAAAGATATCAATAAACCCATTCTGGGGATTAACAGCGGTCGACTTGGCTTCATGGCGAACACACAGATTGAAGACCTGGAACGAGCACTCGACTGCCTGCTGAACAACGATTACACCCTTGACAAACGCTCGTTTTTGTTGGCAACCGACACGAACGGTAATAAATATCACGCGCTGAATGAGTTTTTATTTACCCGGAAGGATTCCATTTCCATGGTAAATGTGACGGCTGAATATGATGGAAGCCTGATTAACACATACTGGGCCGATGGATTGATTGTAGCATCCCCGACCGGTTCTACAGCTTATAACCTGGCGTCTGGTGGACCGATAGTGGCTCCCGGAACGGAAGTTTTTTTGGTAACTCCCATTAATCCCCACACACTCACGACCCGGCCACTGGTATTAAACTCAGCAAAACCGCTGAGGGTTGTTATTGAAAAACAGCAGAGCGAGGTTCAATTCTCGTATGACGGTCAGGTTCATGAAATTGAAAACTTCCCTTTTGAAGTGGAAATCTTGAAATCCGATTTAACTTTTGATCTCGTGCACCTGCCGGGCCAGGATTACTTTGAAACCCTGCGTAATAAATTGATGTGGGGAATGGATAAAAGAAGAAGTTAG
- a CDS encoding lysylphosphatidylglycerol synthase transmembrane domain-containing protein encodes MQTKKVLKIAASVLLGILFLWLAFREVEFSEVVDSARGMSWSWILPFAATTLFAHFIRALRWEMLFTNKDKVPSKTTLFTGVMFGYLVNIPLPRVGEVARPVYVARQVDESNSKIIGTIVLERVVDLLGMLLLMAFVVVFLVADPQVLSRLFGVDITSSETQINFILTLGKYGLFAAAGLGLLLWLFKKAEEKTEGKIADFVHNIQKIIRTFVDGLLAIKELKNWPLFIFYSLLIWVFYITMTYIGFWMFDMQNVYDLGITEAVVLTVVSAVGISIPTPGGVGTYHLFITKTLLILYAVPGATGLAYATIAHAATLVIIITSTPVMLAVDKYLLMRKEGEEH; translated from the coding sequence ATGCAGACTAAAAAGGTTCTGAAAATTGCTGCAAGTGTTCTGTTAGGAATACTTTTTCTTTGGCTGGCTTTCCGTGAAGTTGAGTTTTCTGAAGTTGTTGATTCAGCCCGGGGCATGTCCTGGTCGTGGATTCTTCCCTTTGCCGCAACCACACTTTTTGCCCACTTCATAAGGGCATTGCGTTGGGAAATGCTTTTTACCAATAAAGATAAGGTCCCCTCCAAAACCACTTTGTTTACCGGGGTAATGTTCGGGTATCTCGTCAACATTCCACTTCCCAGGGTGGGCGAAGTAGCGCGTCCGGTTTATGTAGCCCGTCAGGTTGATGAAAGCAACAGCAAAATTATCGGTACTATTGTACTGGAGCGTGTGGTCGATTTACTGGGCATGTTACTGTTGATGGCATTCGTGGTTGTTTTTTTGGTTGCCGACCCACAGGTGCTTTCCCGTTTATTCGGCGTTGATATCACCAGCTCTGAGACTCAAATCAACTTTATCCTGACGCTTGGTAAGTATGGATTGTTTGCTGCTGCCGGGTTGGGATTACTTCTTTGGCTTTTCAAAAAAGCAGAAGAAAAGACCGAAGGTAAAATTGCCGATTTTGTACACAACATTCAGAAGATCATCAGAACATTTGTGGACGGATTGCTGGCCATCAAAGAGCTAAAAAACTGGCCACTTTTCATCTTTTATTCCCTCCTGATTTGGGTGTTCTACATCACCATGACCTACATTGGTTTTTGGATGTTTGATATGCAGAATGTGTATGACCTGGGAATCACGGAAGCAGTTGTACTTACGGTTGTAAGCGCGGTTGGCATTTCGATTCCCACTCCTGGCGGCGTTGGCACCTATCATCTGTTTATTACCAAGACACTTCTGATCTTATACGCGGTTCCCGGAGCAACCGGACTTGCCTACGCTACTATCGCCCACGCCGCCACGCTTGTCATCATCATTACCAGTACGCCCGTTATGCTGGCTGTTGATAAGTACCTGCTGATGAGGAAAGAAGGGGAAGAACATTGA
- a CDS encoding four helix bundle protein, producing MGTAQKFEELECWQCARELVGMVYTSSRVGPLSKDYGLKDQIRRASVSVMNNIAEGFTRFGRKEMVRFFNISQSSASEVQSMTYILADLNYLPKERCEEIRLKALECRNKIIAFMRYHKNQI from the coding sequence ATGGGTACAGCACAAAAATTTGAAGAACTTGAATGCTGGCAATGTGCCAGAGAATTAGTTGGGATGGTTTATACATCTTCAAGAGTTGGTCCACTATCAAAAGATTATGGGTTAAAAGATCAAATCAGAAGAGCATCAGTTTCGGTTATGAATAACATTGCTGAAGGCTTCACCAGATTTGGGAGGAAAGAAATGGTCCGCTTCTTCAATATTTCTCAAAGTTCAGCATCTGAAGTACAAAGTATGACCTATATTCTAGCCGACTTAAATTATTTACCTAAAGAGAGGTGTGAAGAAATTAGATTAAAGGCGCTGGAGTGCAGAAATAAAATTATTGCTTTCATGCGCTATCATAAGAACCAAATTTAA
- a CDS encoding outer membrane lipoprotein carrier protein LolA → MIRKSFQLTGFSSQLTGRLVLVPNLWFGTPVRTSGSKKLLRVLSGLFFFSLIFSLTAVAQTPNFDQLKEKFDEGLVFRAMFNQTFTDSYTGEVTRSEGQIWLDKVRYKLEADGQVVVVDGETSKVYDPSRNRVIIDLYNADEDDFAPSRMLSGIDTTYTVSEGKMGDQTIITLISNDDFAVFVEVEIIIDEQFRPTKITAWDISDNEIVTTFSDGAFLKPETGLFQLDYPDDAEVVDMRY, encoded by the coding sequence ATGATTAGGAAGAGCTTTCAGCTGACAGGCTTCAGCTCTCAGCTAACCGGACGACTCGTTCTCGTTCCGAACCTCTGGTTCGGAACGCCTGTCAGAACCTCCGGTTCAAAAAAATTACTTAGGGTTCTGTCTGGGCTATTTTTTTTCAGCCTGATATTTAGCTTAACCGCCGTTGCCCAAACTCCAAACTTTGATCAGCTCAAGGAAAAGTTTGATGAGGGCCTGGTGTTTCGTGCTATGTTCAACCAAACATTTACGGATTCCTACACGGGAGAAGTAACCCGGAGTGAAGGACAAATCTGGCTCGATAAAGTCCGCTATAAACTGGAAGCCGATGGACAGGTGGTTGTGGTAGATGGAGAAACTTCAAAGGTATATGATCCATCCAGAAACCGCGTCATCATTGACTTGTACAACGCTGATGAAGACGATTTTGCCCCTTCCCGCATGCTCAGTGGCATTGACACGACTTATACCGTCAGTGAAGGAAAAATGGGTGATCAGACTATAATAACGCTGATATCTAATGACGATTTTGCTGTTTTTGTGGAAGTTGAAATCATTATAGATGAACAGTTTCGTCCAACAAAAATCACAGCATGGGATATTTCGGACAATGAAATCGTAACTACTTTTTCTGACGGCGCTTTTCTTAAACCGGAAACCGGCCTTTTCCAGCTCGATTATCCCGATGATGCCGAAGTTGTAGATATGAGATATTAA
- a CDS encoding D-alanine--D-alanine ligase family protein: MTQKNLIVAFGGVSTEHEVSVLTAIQAISALEDSSYHCIPLYVTKSGRWLTGEKLLDLSNFKDLPSLENDSVSCAFVKDETGKTHLKEQDGGGIFSKPKSYPVYAVLCAFHGSEGENGAFQGVCEMMNVPYSGSGVLGSSLGMNKVKAKLVAAANGIPVTKAVNFYESDWEKEQNDIITIAEGYDYPLIVKPVSLGSSIGVAIANSRDELIDAVETAFRYDEHLLIEEAVNPLMEINCSVMGTPDDCRASVCEKPLGQTETLSFEDKYQSGDGADKGMASADRVIPADISDELTKKIQNLATKTFSALDASGLARLDFLVNANTEEVYFNEINTIPGSFSFYLWDKSGLNFTQLLNELIEIGLKQHRAKNGRVRSYETNLLNEKAIKGIKGLKGSKN, from the coding sequence ATGACTCAAAAAAACCTTATTGTCGCTTTTGGAGGCGTTTCTACGGAACATGAAGTTTCGGTGCTAACAGCCATCCAGGCTATCTCTGCACTTGAAGACAGTTCCTACCATTGTATCCCCTTGTATGTCACAAAATCAGGGCGCTGGCTGACCGGAGAAAAGCTGCTGGATCTCAGTAACTTTAAAGACCTTCCCTCCCTTGAAAACGACAGTGTTTCCTGCGCCTTTGTAAAAGATGAAACCGGTAAGACTCATCTTAAAGAACAGGATGGTGGTGGAATATTCTCAAAGCCCAAAAGCTACCCGGTTTATGCCGTGTTGTGTGCTTTTCATGGAAGTGAAGGGGAGAACGGTGCTTTTCAGGGAGTATGCGAAATGATGAACGTGCCCTATTCGGGAAGCGGAGTGTTGGGCTCTTCGTTAGGGATGAATAAAGTGAAGGCAAAGCTGGTTGCAGCCGCAAACGGAATTCCGGTGACTAAAGCAGTTAACTTTTATGAATCTGATTGGGAAAAAGAGCAGAACGATATCATCACCATTGCCGAAGGGTACGATTACCCTCTAATCGTGAAGCCGGTGAGCCTTGGGAGCAGCATTGGTGTGGCAATAGCAAACTCCCGCGATGAACTGATTGATGCTGTAGAAACAGCTTTCCGCTATGATGAACACTTGCTGATTGAGGAAGCCGTAAATCCACTTATGGAAATTAACTGCTCGGTAATGGGCACCCCGGATGATTGCCGGGCCAGTGTGTGTGAAAAACCTTTGGGTCAAACCGAAACGCTCTCTTTTGAGGATAAGTATCAGAGCGGAGACGGAGCAGATAAAGGTATGGCCTCGGCAGACCGGGTTATCCCGGCGGATATTTCCGATGAACTCACAAAAAAAATTCAGAATCTTGCTACAAAAACTTTTTCAGCTTTGGATGCTTCCGGTTTGGCACGATTAGATTTTCTGGTGAATGCGAACACCGAAGAAGTGTACTTTAATGAAATCAATACAATACCGGGTTCTTTCTCATTTTATCTGTGGGATAAATCGGGGCTTAACTTTACCCAACTGCTCAATGAACTTATAGAAATCGGGTTGAAGCAGCATCGTGCAAAAAATGGAAGAGTTCGCAGTTATGAGACTAACTTACTTAATGAAAAAGCCATTAAAGGCATTAAAGGGTTAAAAGGCAGTAAAAATTGA
- a CDS encoding type II toxin-antitoxin system Phd/YefM family antitoxin: protein MKVYTYSQARQNLAQLLDEVKKDGEIRIKRRDGRTYVVKQLEEEKSPLDVEGVNTNFTRGELNDIVREGRQRYDLNKE from the coding sequence ATGAAAGTATATACCTACTCACAAGCCCGGCAAAACCTTGCCCAACTTCTGGATGAGGTAAAAAAAGATGGTGAAATTCGTATTAAGCGAAGAGATGGGAGAACCTATGTTGTAAAGCAACTTGAAGAGGAAAAGTCTCCATTAGATGTTGAAGGTGTAAACACCAACTTTACCAGAGGCGAATTAAATGATATTGTCAGGGAAGGCCGGCAACGCTATGATCTGAATAAAGAATAA
- a CDS encoding type II toxin-antitoxin system VapC family toxin: MDIVIDTSAVLAVLLNEASRNSILSNSKGMDLIAPISIDAEIGNAISSMFKRNRLVFDEALKVLSQYHLIPIRKTSLDLKESISLSKELNIYAYDAYMLYCCIKYNSPLLSLDTTLLNHAKNKGIKTIEV, from the coding sequence ATGGATATTGTAATTGACACATCAGCTGTATTGGCTGTTCTATTAAATGAAGCCTCAAGAAATTCAATCCTTTCGAACAGCAAGGGAATGGATCTCATTGCACCGATAAGTATTGATGCCGAAATCGGTAATGCGATATCGTCAATGTTTAAAAGAAATCGTTTGGTATTTGATGAAGCTCTAAAAGTTTTGAGTCAGTACCATCTTATTCCAATCAGAAAAACGAGTTTGGACTTAAAGGAGTCTATATCGTTAAGTAAAGAATTGAATATTTATGCATACGATGCGTACATGCTTTATTGTTGTATTAAATACAATTCCCCACTTTTGAGTTTAGACACAACACTCCTCAATCACGCAAAAAATAAAGGGATAAAAACAATAGAGGTTTAG
- the mdh gene encoding malate dehydrogenase translates to MKVTVVGAGGNVGSTVVDVLAQRDICKEIVAVDIEKKDGDKTFYPSKGRGLDQWESAPVHLFDTRIKGTVDYADTAGSDVCVITAGVPRRPGMSRDDLLEINANIVSGVSKELAKHSPDTIIIVVSNPLDVMVQVAKEASGLPYERVMGMAGILDTARYRAFIADELDVSPKDIQALLMGGHGDTMVPLPRFTTLSGMPITHFIDEDRLNEIVERAKKGGGEIVGLMGTSAWYAPGAAAAQMVEAILLDQNRIFPVCAHIDGQYGIDDLYIGVPVKLGTGGVKEVIEVDLNKKEHDLLEESAKAVRSTLDDFRKLMNK, encoded by the coding sequence ATGAAAGTAACAGTAGTTGGAGCTGGAGGTAACGTTGGCTCAACCGTAGTTGACGTACTCGCACAACGAGACATTTGCAAAGAAATCGTCGCCGTAGATATTGAGAAGAAAGACGGAGATAAAACTTTTTACCCATCCAAAGGCCGTGGTTTGGATCAGTGGGAATCAGCGCCTGTCCACCTTTTCGATACACGCATAAAAGGCACCGTTGATTATGCCGACACCGCCGGATCTGATGTATGTGTGATCACTGCCGGTGTACCGCGCCGACCGGGGATGAGCCGCGACGACCTGCTTGAAATTAATGCCAATATCGTAAGTGGTGTTTCTAAAGAGCTCGCCAAGCATTCTCCTGATACCATCATTATTGTGGTCTCCAATCCTTTGGATGTAATGGTACAGGTTGCCAAAGAAGCCAGTGGACTTCCTTATGAAAGAGTAATGGGAATGGCCGGAATCCTGGATACTGCTCGCTACCGTGCTTTTATTGCAGACGAGTTGGATGTATCTCCAAAAGACATTCAGGCGTTGTTGATGGGTGGCCACGGAGACACGATGGTGCCATTACCACGGTTCACCACGCTTTCCGGAATGCCTATCACACACTTCATTGATGAAGATCGGCTGAATGAGATCGTAGAACGCGCCAAGAAAGGCGGAGGAGAGATCGTAGGCCTGATGGGAACCTCAGCCTGGTATGCTCCCGGAGCTGCTGCTGCCCAAATGGTTGAAGCCATTCTCCTGGATCAAAACCGAATTTTCCCGGTATGTGCACACATCGACGGACAATACGGAATTGATGACCTGTACATTGGCGTACCTGTGAAGCTGGGAACCGGTGGCGTAAAAGAAGTGATAGAGGTTGACTTAAACAAAAAAGAACATGACCTTTTAGAGGAATCAGCTAAAGCAGTGCGCAGTACTTTAGATGATTTCCGAAAACTAATGAACAAGTAA
- a CDS encoding ABC transporter substrate-binding protein encodes MKKFVLLIISVFVFISCGKELETVTVKSDTSELLNAPADSVYTEIDPAQDDFVHIRFGEIAAIESLDPLFASSNSEWRVMNLIYEGLTGLNSSGNPSPALAKRWEVNTDSTQFTFHLRTDVYFHDSPAFENGSGRRFVASDVRYAFERMADNDVPDFTANHFSDIRGFVAYHSEQTLVKNPDKRVFNTIEGLKIRNDSTVVFFLNKPSSDFLERLAHPMASIYAKQSVPAGNRLIQKAAGTGRFTFIKKEGNAHLLTQNKAYRGFTPKINRLDIVSGLEEKDLYQQLARKNLDALIEVGSSTLMSVTDSTGTLLDSFTNTFQLNQTSTYSEYSFFYNRNSGQRASVNELISNADLENLLPLSAMGTVTTNTVGSADGAEPDSSRQLVITQTVHPFEVFFLDRLATRATNMDFSFSMNASFALYDDISLTTRPYPDTEKFLSWKSPVYILSSPAISGISITHEPWNISLVSVKKNGGSE; translated from the coding sequence ATGAAAAAATTTGTCCTCCTTATAATTTCAGTATTTGTTTTCATTTCCTGCGGCAAGGAACTTGAAACGGTCACCGTTAAGTCAGACACCTCTGAATTGCTGAATGCCCCGGCAGATTCCGTTTATACCGAAATTGATCCCGCCCAGGACGATTTTGTTCATATTCGGTTTGGTGAAATTGCTGCCATCGAATCTCTTGATCCGCTTTTTGCGTCCTCAAACAGCGAGTGGCGGGTGATGAATCTTATCTATGAAGGGCTCACCGGCTTGAACAGCTCCGGCAATCCTTCACCCGCACTGGCCAAAAGGTGGGAGGTAAATACCGATTCTACTCAGTTCACCTTTCACCTGAGAACCGATGTGTATTTTCATGATTCTCCTGCCTTCGAAAACGGATCTGGCCGAAGATTTGTGGCAAGTGATGTGCGCTATGCATTTGAGCGCATGGCAGATAATGATGTACCGGATTTCACTGCGAATCACTTTAGTGATATCAGAGGATTTGTGGCTTATCACAGTGAGCAGACCCTGGTAAAAAATCCCGATAAAAGAGTCTTCAATACTATCGAAGGGCTGAAAATTCGAAATGACTCAACCGTCGTTTTCTTTCTGAATAAACCTTCCTCCGATTTTCTTGAAAGGCTTGCACACCCCATGGCTTCCATCTATGCCAAACAAAGTGTACCGGCAGGGAATAGGCTTATACAGAAAGCAGCAGGAACCGGACGATTCACCTTTATTAAAAAGGAAGGGAATGCTCATTTATTAACGCAGAATAAGGCGTACAGAGGGTTCACTCCAAAAATAAACCGGCTGGATATTGTTTCGGGATTAGAGGAAAAGGATTTATACCAGCAGCTCGCCAGGAAAAATTTAGATGCACTCATTGAGGTTGGAAGTTCCACGTTGATGTCTGTTACAGACTCCACAGGTACACTTTTAGACAGTTTTACCAACACATTTCAACTCAATCAAACTTCAACCTATTCTGAATATTCGTTCTTTTACAATCGGAATTCCGGCCAACGTGCTTCTGTGAATGAGTTAATTTCAAATGCTGATCTTGAAAATCTGTTGCCACTTTCTGCCATGGGAACCGTTACCACCAATACGGTAGGATCAGCAGATGGAGCAGAGCCTGATTCGAGCCGGCAGTTGGTGATCACACAAACCGTGCATCCGTTTGAAGTATTCTTCCTGGATAGGCTTGCGACCCGGGCAACAAACATGGATTTCTCCTTTTCGATGAACGCTTCTTTTGCCCTTTATGACGATATCAGTCTAACCACCCGGCCTTATCCCGATACAGAAAAATTCCTTAGCTGGAAATCTCCGGTTTATATTTTAAGCAGCCCGGCGATTTCCGGAATCAGTATTACCCATGAGCCGTGGAACATTAGCCTGGTATCGGTCAAGAAAAATGGGGGAAGTGAATGA
- a CDS encoding arginine deiminase-related protein codes for MSMVITSVNQLNFKLSELESMPAPEKVLLVKPTYFSVEYVINPHMEGNIGDVDKLAAQNEWEHLRAAYEELGLYVHVIEGQRGYPDMVFCANQSLPNITKDGKKEVIMSVMNSDQRKGEVPTIQKVYEDSSYEIVHLDGDRFSSFEGMGDAIWHFKKRLLWGGYGYRSSKEVYDVISETFGTPIIALELIDERFYHLDTCLCILDSDTALIYPKAFTDEGLELIHTLFTNVIEASKYEAEKLFACNATCPDGKNVFIQQGCVDVNHKLKESGFKVHEFSTYQFLKSGGSVFCMKMLLW; via the coding sequence ATGAGTATGGTAATCACATCTGTAAATCAATTGAATTTTAAGCTTTCGGAGCTGGAATCGATGCCGGCACCGGAGAAAGTTCTGTTGGTGAAGCCCACCTATTTTTCGGTGGAATATGTGATTAACCCGCACATGGAAGGTAACATCGGGGATGTGGATAAGCTGGCTGCCCAAAATGAATGGGAGCACCTGAGAGCGGCTTATGAGGAACTTGGATTATACGTGCATGTGATAGAGGGCCAGCGTGGATACCCGGACATGGTTTTTTGTGCCAATCAAAGCCTGCCAAATATCACTAAAGATGGCAAAAAGGAAGTGATTATGAGCGTGATGAACTCCGATCAGCGGAAGGGGGAAGTGCCTACCATTCAAAAAGTATATGAGGACAGCAGCTACGAAATTGTACACCTCGATGGCGACCGGTTCTCCAGTTTTGAGGGAATGGGTGATGCGATTTGGCATTTCAAGAAAAGGCTGCTTTGGGGAGGATATGGGTACCGCTCTTCCAAAGAAGTATATGATGTGATTTCAGAGACGTTCGGCACCCCGATTATTGCACTTGAGCTTATCGATGAGCGCTTTTACCATCTTGACACCTGCTTGTGCATCCTTGATTCCGATACCGCACTTATATACCCCAAAGCTTTTACCGATGAAGGGCTGGAGCTGATTCACACCTTATTTACGAATGTGATTGAAGCATCAAAATATGAGGCGGAGAAGCTCTTTGCCTGTAATGCTACCTGTCCGGATGGAAAGAATGTTTTTATACAACAGGGCTGTGTGGATGTAAATCATAAACTGAAAGAATCCGGATTTAAAGTGCATGAGTTCAGCACCTACCAGTTCCTGAAAAGTGGCGGCTCTGTTTTCTGCATGAAAATGCTGCTTTGGTAA
- a CDS encoding penicillin acylase family protein — MNYLKAGISFLILLAVIISLNTKFGSVPPLGKFFDPHAGFWANAETTAPQSQELDIPGLKDIVSVYFDDRRVPHIFAQNEHDLYLAQGYIVARDRLFQMEMQTYDAAGRLAEIIGPSLLNRDKQTRRWGMPFGAERAWQEIQKDPDMLAVIEAYADGVNAYIDELSPDEYPLEYKILDFTPEPWEPIKTALLLKNMTRTLAAGNRDDRTSNTLAYFGDDFVNRFFTREPELNDPIIPPSREWDFDADIPEAPDSLYVPASAKEIEAFTTEEGIGSNNWAVSGSKTASGYPILANDPHLSLTLPSIWYEVQLHAPGVNTYGVSLQGSPGVIIGFNEDVAWGVTNVGTDVLDWYEIEFRDETMQEYRHDGQWKPTSTRIEEVKVRGEETVMDTVIYTHHGPVTKVESRVNEDRAPAYHAMRWIAHEPSNDLKTFYGLNRAENYDDYVAALKEYTAPAQNFVFASNEGDIAIWVNGKLPKKWEHQGRTVSDGTDPSYDWQGWIPRDQIPHIKNPDRGFVSSANQESAAPDYPYYLDDDFAPFERGRRINDLLESMENITPKDMQDMQMDDYSYYASTFLPSLLAWTDTDSLTEEEQTIYDLMTQWNYYMDAEEMAPAIFRQWAGNFYRAVMYDEYETTDALLRYPSRDIFVEVVKNDPDFSFIDNIETEARETREDIATATLKESVSELTNAWGEPGDRWKWGVAINNDIDHLANVPGMGKQNIYSSGSSDAINAIRGGFGPSWRMVVELGPEVKGWGVYPGGASGNPGSPNYDSMIETWRTGGLFELNFFQEEPSEFNYKISLKNPGSD, encoded by the coding sequence ATGAATTATTTGAAAGCCGGAATTTCTTTTCTGATTCTTCTCGCTGTTATCATTTCTTTGAATACAAAATTTGGATCGGTTCCGCCTCTGGGTAAGTTTTTTGATCCTCATGCCGGGTTTTGGGCCAATGCCGAAACAACTGCTCCGCAATCACAAGAACTGGATATTCCGGGATTAAAGGACATTGTGTCCGTGTATTTCGATGACCGTCGCGTTCCCCATATCTTTGCTCAAAATGAGCATGACCTTTATTTGGCTCAGGGATATATTGTTGCTCGCGACCGCCTTTTCCAGATGGAAATGCAGACCTACGATGCTGCCGGCAGGTTAGCTGAAATTATCGGTCCGTCTTTGCTGAACAGAGACAAACAAACCCGCCGATGGGGAATGCCCTTTGGGGCCGAAAGAGCCTGGCAGGAAATCCAAAAAGACCCGGATATGCTGGCTGTCATCGAGGCTTATGCCGATGGGGTAAATGCCTACATTGACGAACTTTCGCCAGATGAATATCCCCTGGAATATAAAATACTGGATTTTACCCCCGAGCCATGGGAGCCTATCAAAACGGCCTTACTGCTTAAGAACATGACCCGGACACTGGCTGCCGGCAATAGGGATGACCGAACCAGCAACACCCTGGCTTATTTCGGCGATGACTTTGTAAACCGTTTTTTCACCCGGGAACCCGAACTCAACGACCCTATCATTCCACCCAGCAGAGAATGGGATTTTGATGCTGATATTCCGGAAGCACCGGACAGTTTATACGTGCCGGCTTCGGCTAAAGAAATTGAGGCTTTTACAACCGAAGAAGGAATAGGAAGCAATAACTGGGCGGTAAGCGGATCAAAAACTGCCTCCGGATATCCTATTTTGGCAAACGATCCCCACCTTTCACTTACCCTGCCTTCTATCTGGTATGAGGTGCAACTGCATGCTCCCGGCGTTAATACCTATGGTGTGAGTTTGCAGGGCTCCCCCGGTGTGATTATTGGCTTTAACGAAGATGTAGCCTGGGGCGTGACGAATGTAGGCACCGATGTGCTGGACTGGTACGAGATTGAGTTTCGTGATGAAACCATGCAGGAATACCGGCACGATGGGCAGTGGAAACCCACATCAACCCGCATCGAAGAAGTAAAAGTACGAGGGGAAGAAACGGTGATGGATACGGTGATTTACACCCATCACGGACCGGTTACCAAGGTAGAGTCCCGTGTAAATGAAGATCGGGCTCCGGCTTATCACGCCATGCGCTGGATTGCCCATGAACCCTCCAATGATCTCAAGACTTTTTATGGATTGAACCGCGCTGAAAATTACGATGATTATGTAGCTGCCTTAAAGGAATACACCGCACCGGCTCAAAACTTTGTATTTGCCAGTAACGAAGGGGATATCGCTATATGGGTGAATGGAAAACTCCCAAAAAAGTGGGAGCATCAGGGGCGCACTGTTAGTGACGGTACTGACCCGAGCTATGACTGGCAGGGCTGGATTCCCCGAGATCAGATTCCCCACATAAAAAATCCGGATCGGGGTTTTGTGAGCTCGGCCAATCAGGAATCGGCTGCTCCCGATTATCCCTACTACCTGGATGATGACTTCGCTCCATTTGAGCGCGGACGGAGAATCAATGACCTGCTGGAGTCTATGGAAAACATCACCCCAAAAGACATGCAGGATATGCAGATGGATGATTACAGTTATTATGCATCTACCTTTTTACCGAGCTTGTTGGCATGGACTGATACGGATAGCCTGACGGAAGAAGAGCAGACCATCTACGACCTGATGACCCAATGGAATTACTACATGGATGCTGAAGAAATGGCCCCCGCCATATTCCGGCAGTGGGCGGGGAATTTCTACCGGGCTGTGATGTATGATGAGTATGAAACTACAGACGCGCTCCTGAGATATCCTTCCAGAGACATCTTCGTAGAGGTGGTAAAAAATGACCCCGATTTTTCATTTATCGACAATATTGAAACCGAAGCCAGGGAAACAAGAGAAGACATTGCAACGGCAACCCTTAAAGAGTCTGTCTCTGAATTGACGAATGCCTGGGGTGAACCTGGAGACCGATGGAAATGGGGCGTTGCCATAAATAACGATATCGATCACCTGGCAAATGTTCCAGGAATGGGGAAACAAAATATATATAGCAGCGGTTCATCAGATGCTATCAATGCGATTAGAGGAGGCTTTGGACCATCCTGGAGGATGGTGGTTGAATTGGGACCTGAAGTAAAAGGCTGGGGCGTTTATCCCGGGGGCGCTTCCGGAAATCCCGGCTCACCGAATTACGACTCCATGATTGAAACCTGGAGAACCGGCGGCCTTTTCGAACTGAATTTCTTCCAGGAAGAGCCCTCCGAATTCAATTATAAGATCAGCCTTAAAAACCCGGGCTCTGATTAA